The following proteins come from a genomic window of Mycolicibacterium rufum:
- a CDS encoding peptidoglycan D,D-transpeptidase FtsI family protein, which yields MSREAGRPGRTARAAGAERSARSRRVRQAAPASGLRSASFVFRHRAGNAVIFLLIVVAAAQLFTLQVPRAEGLRAEAAGQLKVTDVDAAVRGSIVDRNSDKLAFTIEARALTFQPVKVRKQLQEAYDKAADEAKADAENVEAAPDPDKRLREIADGVASRLGNKPDSATVLKKLRSNETFVYLARAVDPSIADAITTAYPEVGAERQDLRQYPGGALAANVVGGIDWDGHGLLGLEDSLDSVLAGTDGSVTYDRGSDGVVIPGSYRNRHDAVNGSTVMLTLDDDIQFYVQQQVQLARDASGAKNVSAVVLDAKTGEVLAMSNDNTFNPGQDISKQSSRELGNLSVSSPFEPGSVNKIVTAASVIEYNLSNPAEVLQVPGSIDMGGVNVRDAWAHGVMPYTTTGVFGKSSNVGTLMLAQRVGPQHYAEMLRKFGLGQRTGVGLPGESAGLVPPIDQWSGSTFSNLPIGQGLSMTLLQMAGMYQAIANDGVRVPPRILKATIAPDGTRTDEPRPEGVRVVSPQTARTVRDMFRSVVQRDPMGYQQGTGPAAAVEGYQIAGKTGTAQQINPACGCYFDDVYWITFAGMAPADDPRYVVGIMMDNPQRNADGTAGHSAAPLFHNIASWLLQRENVPLSKDPGAPLTLQAG from the coding sequence ATGAGCCGCGAGGCCGGGCGTCCGGGCCGCACCGCGCGGGCGGCCGGTGCCGAACGCTCGGCGCGGTCGCGCCGTGTCCGCCAGGCGGCTCCCGCCAGCGGGTTGCGCAGCGCGTCCTTCGTGTTCCGGCACCGGGCCGGGAACGCGGTGATCTTCCTGTTGATCGTCGTGGCGGCCGCCCAGCTGTTCACGCTGCAGGTGCCCCGTGCCGAGGGCCTGCGCGCCGAAGCCGCCGGCCAGCTCAAGGTCACCGACGTCGACGCCGCCGTGCGCGGCTCCATCGTCGACCGCAACAGCGACAAGCTGGCCTTCACCATCGAGGCGCGCGCGCTGACCTTCCAGCCCGTCAAGGTGCGCAAGCAACTGCAGGAGGCATACGACAAGGCCGCAGACGAGGCCAAGGCCGACGCCGAGAACGTCGAGGCCGCACCGGATCCCGACAAGCGGCTGCGGGAGATCGCCGACGGCGTGGCGTCGCGGCTGGGCAACAAGCCCGACAGCGCGACCGTGCTCAAGAAGCTGCGGAGCAACGAGACGTTCGTCTACCTGGCCCGCGCCGTCGACCCGTCGATCGCCGACGCCATCACGACCGCGTACCCGGAGGTCGGCGCCGAACGCCAGGATCTGCGCCAGTACCCCGGCGGCGCCCTGGCGGCCAACGTCGTCGGCGGCATCGACTGGGACGGCCACGGTCTGCTCGGCCTGGAGGACTCGTTGGACTCGGTGCTGGCCGGCACCGACGGGTCGGTGACCTACGACCGCGGCTCCGACGGCGTGGTGATCCCCGGCAGCTACCGCAATCGCCATGACGCCGTGAACGGTTCGACGGTGATGCTCACCCTCGACGACGACATCCAGTTCTACGTCCAGCAGCAGGTGCAGCTGGCCAGGGACGCCTCGGGCGCCAAGAACGTCTCGGCGGTGGTGCTCGACGCCAAAACCGGTGAGGTGCTGGCGATGTCGAACGACAACACGTTCAACCCCGGCCAGGACATCAGCAAGCAGTCCAGCCGTGAGCTGGGCAACCTGTCGGTCTCGTCCCCGTTCGAGCCGGGATCGGTGAACAAGATCGTCACCGCCGCCTCGGTGATCGAGTACAACCTGTCGAATCCCGCCGAGGTGCTGCAGGTTCCGGGATCGATCGACATGGGCGGGGTCAACGTCCGTGACGCGTGGGCCCACGGCGTGATGCCGTACACCACCACCGGCGTGTTCGGGAAGTCCTCGAACGTCGGTACGCTGATGCTCGCCCAGCGGGTCGGACCGCAGCACTACGCAGAGATGCTGCGCAAGTTCGGGCTGGGTCAGCGCACCGGTGTCGGGCTCCCCGGCGAGAGCGCCGGCCTGGTTCCGCCGATCGACCAGTGGTCGGGCAGCACCTTCTCCAATCTGCCTATCGGACAGGGTCTTTCGATGACTCTGTTGCAGATGGCCGGCATGTACCAGGCCATCGCCAACGACGGGGTGCGCGTGCCGCCGCGCATTCTCAAGGCGACGATCGCTCCGGACGGCACCCGCACCGACGAACCGCGGCCCGAGGGCGTGCGGGTGGTGTCCCCGCAGACCGCGCGCACCGTGCGCGACATGTTCCGCTCGGTCGTGCAGCGCGATCCGATGGGCTACCAGCAGGGCACCGGTCCGGCAGCGGCGGTCGAGGGCTACCAGATCGCCGGCAAGACCGGCACCGCCCAGCAGATCAACCCGGCGTGCGGGTGCTACTTCGACGACGTCTACTGGATCACCTTCGCGGGCATGGCGCCCGCGGACGATCCGCGCTACGTGGTCGGCATCATGATGGACAACCCGCAGCGCAACGCCGACGGCACGGCGGGCCACTCGGCCGCGCCGCTGTTCCACAACATCGCTTCGTGGCTGCTGCAGCGCGAGAACGTGCCGCTGTCGAAAGATCCCGGTGCGCCGCTGACCCTTCAGGCGGGTTGA
- the mraY gene encoding phospho-N-acetylmuramoyl-pentapeptide-transferase has protein sequence MRQILIAVGIALAVSILLTPVLIRLFTRQGFGHEIREDGPPSHAKKRGTPSMGGVAIVAGIWASYFGTHLVGVVIDGKGPSASGMLVLGLATSLGVVGFVDDLIKLRRARNLGLNKTAKTVGILVAAVLFGVLALQFRNADGLTPGSPELSYVREIATVTLAPAIFVLFCVVIVSAWSNAVNFTDGLDGLAAGAMAMVCAAYVLITFWQFRNACATSPGLGCYNVRDPLDLAIIAAATAGACIGFLWWNAAPAKIFMGDTGSLALGGIIAGLSVTSRTEMLAVVLGALFVAEVTSVVVQILAFRTTGRRVFRMAPFHHHFELVGWAETTVIIRFWLLTAIACGLGVALFYSEWLTTVGA, from the coding sequence ATGAGGCAGATCCTCATCGCCGTCGGCATCGCGCTGGCGGTGTCGATCCTGCTGACGCCGGTGCTGATCCGGCTGTTCACCCGGCAGGGGTTCGGTCACGAGATCCGCGAGGACGGCCCGCCCAGCCACGCCAAGAAGCGGGGCACGCCCTCGATGGGCGGGGTGGCGATCGTCGCCGGCATCTGGGCCAGCTACTTCGGCACCCACCTCGTCGGCGTGGTGATCGACGGCAAGGGGCCGTCGGCGTCGGGCATGCTCGTGCTCGGCCTGGCCACGTCGCTGGGCGTGGTCGGCTTCGTCGACGACCTGATCAAGCTGCGCCGGGCCCGCAACCTCGGGCTCAACAAGACCGCCAAGACCGTCGGCATCCTGGTGGCCGCCGTGCTGTTCGGTGTGCTCGCGCTGCAGTTCCGCAACGCCGATGGGCTGACCCCCGGCAGCCCCGAGTTGTCCTACGTGCGCGAGATCGCCACCGTGACGCTGGCGCCGGCCATCTTCGTGCTGTTCTGCGTGGTCATCGTCAGCGCCTGGTCCAACGCGGTGAACTTCACCGACGGACTTGACGGGCTCGCCGCCGGGGCGATGGCGATGGTGTGCGCCGCCTACGTGCTGATCACGTTCTGGCAGTTCCGCAACGCGTGCGCCACCAGCCCGGGCCTGGGCTGCTACAACGTGCGCGACCCGCTCGACCTGGCGATCATCGCCGCCGCGACCGCCGGGGCGTGCATCGGCTTCCTGTGGTGGAACGCCGCGCCGGCCAAGATCTTCATGGGCGACACCGGCTCGCTGGCACTCGGCGGCATCATCGCCGGGCTGTCGGTCACCAGCCGCACCGAGATGCTGGCCGTCGTGCTGGGCGCGCTGTTCGTCGCCGAGGTCACCTCGGTGGTGGTCCAGATCCTGGCGTTCCGCACCACCGGCCGCCGGGTGTTCCGGATGGCGCCGTTCCACCACCACTTCGAGTTGGTGGGCTGGGCCGAGACCACGGTGATCATCCGGTTCTGGCTGCTGACGGCGATCGCGTGCGGGCTCGGCGTGGCCCTGTTCTACAGCGAGTGGCTGACCACCGTCGGGGCCTGA
- a CDS encoding LppM family (lipo)protein yields the protein MPNRHRTSRRLLAMVLLLLVLAPTLIGCVRVRASLTVSPDDRVSGQIVAAAKPRDASDKGPQLLNNLPFAQKVAVSDYNRDDFVGSQAVFSDLTFAELPQLAGMNRDAAGVDLSLRRAGDLVILEGRADLTSLSDPEADVSLSVSFPGEVTSTNGDQVSSEVVEWKLRPGVVSTMNAQARYTDPSARSFTGAAIWLGVASFVVAGIIGALAYNNRDRSPRPGQPQEQPQ from the coding sequence GTGCCGAACCGTCACCGGACCTCGAGGCGTCTGCTCGCAATGGTGTTGCTGCTGCTGGTGCTGGCGCCGACGCTGATCGGTTGCGTCCGGGTGCGCGCCTCGCTGACCGTCTCCCCCGACGACCGGGTGTCCGGCCAGATCGTGGCCGCGGCCAAACCCCGCGACGCCAGCGACAAGGGTCCGCAGCTGCTCAACAACCTGCCGTTCGCGCAGAAGGTGGCGGTGTCCGACTACAACCGCGACGACTTCGTCGGCTCTCAGGCCGTGTTCTCCGACCTGACCTTCGCCGAACTGCCCCAGCTGGCCGGGATGAACCGGGACGCCGCGGGCGTGGACCTCTCGCTGCGCCGCGCCGGGGACCTGGTGATCCTCGAGGGCCGCGCCGACCTGACCTCCCTCAGCGATCCGGAAGCCGACGTGTCGCTGTCGGTCTCCTTCCCCGGCGAGGTCACCTCGACCAACGGCGATCAGGTGTCCTCGGAGGTCGTCGAATGGAAACTGCGGCCCGGCGTGGTGAGCACGATGAACGCCCAGGCCCGCTACACCGATCCGAGCGCCCGCTCGTTCACCGGCGCGGCCATCTGGCTGGGCGTGGCCTCGTTCGTCGTGGCCGGCATCATCGGCGCGCTGGCCTACAACAACCGGGACCGCTCGCCACGACCCGGCCAACCGCAGGAACAGCCGCAGTAG
- the rsmH gene encoding 16S rRNA (cytosine(1402)-N(4))-methyltransferase RsmH, with protein MKHSATLFDLAPQARAARPLPEPALTYFPDVRYVLSDRDLAAGAAPIPQGAAMVDEPHVPVLLDRCVELLAPALTRRDADGTGATLVDATLGAGGHTERFLTQFPGLHVIGLDRDPDALRIAGDRLAPFGDRFTPVHTRYDGFDATDVSEVDAFLFDLGVSSMQLDRPERGFSYATDAPLDMRMDTDASLTAADILNTYEERQIARVLREYGEERFAARIAAHVVRRRAATPFTTTGELVELLYQAIPAPARRTGGHPAKRTFQALRIEVNAELDALRLAIPKALRALRPGGRIAVMAYQSLEDRIVKTEFAAATASRSPAGLPVELPGHGPEFVALTRGAERASAEEIDRNPRSAPVRLRALEKVGGQ; from the coding sequence ATGAAGCACTCGGCGACATTATTTGACCTGGCCCCGCAGGCCCGTGCGGCGCGGCCTCTGCCCGAACCGGCCCTGACGTACTTCCCCGACGTCAGGTACGTGCTCTCGGACAGGGACCTCGCCGCAGGGGCCGCCCCGATCCCTCAGGGGGCTGCGATGGTGGATGAGCCCCATGTCCCGGTCCTGCTGGACCGGTGCGTCGAACTGCTCGCCCCGGCCCTGACCCGCCGCGACGCCGACGGCACGGGGGCGACGCTGGTCGACGCCACCCTGGGCGCCGGCGGGCATACGGAGCGTTTCCTCACCCAGTTCCCCGGCCTGCACGTGATCGGCCTGGATCGCGATCCCGACGCGCTGCGCATCGCCGGAGACCGCCTCGCGCCGTTCGGCGACCGCTTCACGCCGGTGCACACCCGCTACGACGGATTCGACGCGACGGACGTCTCCGAGGTGGATGCGTTCCTGTTCGACCTCGGCGTCTCCTCGATGCAGCTGGACCGGCCCGAACGCGGCTTCTCCTATGCCACCGACGCGCCGCTGGACATGCGCATGGACACCGACGCGAGCCTGACCGCCGCCGACATCCTCAACACCTACGAGGAGAGGCAGATCGCGCGGGTGCTGCGCGAGTACGGCGAAGAGCGCTTCGCCGCCCGCATCGCCGCCCACGTCGTCCGCCGTCGCGCGGCCACCCCCTTCACCACGACCGGTGAACTGGTCGAACTGCTGTACCAGGCGATCCCGGCACCGGCCCGACGCACCGGGGGCCACCCGGCCAAGCGGACCTTCCAGGCGCTGCGCATCGAGGTCAACGCCGAACTGGACGCGCTGCGCCTGGCGATCCCGAAGGCGCTGCGGGCACTGCGTCCCGGCGGCCGCATCGCCGTGATGGCCTACCAGTCGCTGGAGGACCGCATCGTCAAGACGGAGTTCGCGGCGGCGACGGCGTCGCGCTCTCCCGCCGGCCTGCCCGTCGAACTGCCCGGCCACGGGCCGGAATTCGTCGCTCTGACCCGCGGAGCCGAGCGGGCGAGTGCCGAAGAGATCGACCGCAATCCCAGAAGCGCTCCGGTCCGGTTGCGCGCGTTGGAGAAAGTTGGGGGGCAGTAG
- a CDS encoding UDP-N-acetylmuramoyl-L-alanyl-D-glutamate--2,6-diaminopimelate ligase, protein MNLRPSHPIGVPLGDVARLISALRADGATVSDARPDIRLTGVTLRGQDARPGDLFAALPGSRAHGARYAADAVARGAVAVLTDQDGLAELGGATGLGVPLLLHAAPRTVLGAAAAAVYGRPSEQLRVIGVTGTSGKTTTTYLVEAGLRAAGRVAGLIGTVGVRIDGHDEAGGLTTPEAPDLQALLAVMLERGVDTVVMEVSSHALTLGRVDGTAFAVGGFTNLSRDHLDFHPTMDDYFDAKARLFDPASPTHAAASVICVDDEWGRAMARRADDAVTVAVGGTADWTAEDIRAVGDGVQDFVAVDPAGVHHGVEIGLPGRYNIANCLLAVALLDAVGVSPEQAVPGLRAATVPGRLEKVDRGQPFLAVVDYAHKPGALRAVLETLRAQREGRLAVVFGAGGNRDAGKRGPMGEVAAEVADLVVVTDDNPRDEDPAVIRAAILAGAAGGTAEVVEIGDRRAAIDHAVAWARPGDTVLIAGKGHEAGQTSRGTTRPFDDRAELAAALQARGEGGR, encoded by the coding sequence ATGAATCTGCGCCCCAGCCATCCCATCGGTGTCCCGCTCGGTGACGTGGCCCGTCTGATCTCCGCTCTGCGCGCGGACGGTGCCACCGTGTCCGACGCAAGGCCCGACATCCGGTTGACCGGGGTGACCCTGCGCGGGCAGGACGCCCGGCCCGGTGACCTGTTCGCGGCGCTGCCCGGCTCCCGCGCGCACGGTGCCCGCTACGCCGCCGACGCGGTGGCCCGCGGCGCGGTGGCCGTGCTGACCGATCAGGACGGGCTGGCCGAGCTCGGCGGGGCGACCGGCCTCGGCGTGCCCCTGCTGCTGCACGCGGCGCCGCGGACGGTGCTCGGCGCGGCGGCGGCCGCGGTGTACGGCCGACCGTCGGAACAGCTGCGCGTCATCGGTGTCACGGGCACCTCGGGCAAGACCACCACCACCTATCTGGTCGAGGCGGGCCTGCGGGCGGCGGGCCGGGTGGCCGGGCTGATCGGCACCGTCGGCGTGCGCATCGACGGTCATGACGAGGCCGGCGGCCTGACCACGCCGGAGGCCCCCGATCTCCAGGCGCTGCTCGCGGTGATGCTCGAGCGCGGCGTCGACACCGTGGTGATGGAGGTGTCCAGCCACGCCCTGACTCTCGGGCGCGTCGACGGCACCGCGTTCGCCGTCGGGGGGTTCACCAATCTGTCCCGCGACCACCTCGATTTCCACCCCACCATGGACGACTACTTCGACGCCAAGGCCCGGTTGTTCGACCCTGCCTCGCCGACGCACGCCGCCGCGTCGGTGATCTGCGTCGACGACGAGTGGGGCCGGGCGATGGCGCGCCGCGCCGACGACGCGGTCACCGTCGCGGTCGGTGGCACCGCCGACTGGACGGCCGAGGACATCCGCGCGGTCGGCGACGGTGTGCAGGACTTCGTCGCGGTCGACCCGGCCGGCGTCCACCACGGTGTGGAGATCGGACTGCCGGGCCGCTACAACATCGCGAACTGCCTGCTCGCGGTGGCGCTGCTGGACGCGGTCGGGGTGTCGCCGGAACAGGCCGTGCCCGGTCTGCGCGCGGCGACCGTGCCGGGCCGGCTGGAGAAGGTCGACCGCGGACAGCCGTTCCTGGCCGTCGTCGACTACGCGCACAAGCCCGGGGCGCTGCGCGCGGTCCTCGAGACGCTGCGCGCCCAGCGCGAGGGCCGGCTCGCCGTGGTGTTCGGCGCCGGCGGCAATCGGGACGCGGGCAAACGCGGGCCGATGGGGGAGGTCGCCGCCGAGGTGGCCGACCTCGTGGTGGTCACCGACGACAACCCCCGCGACGAGGACCCGGCCGTCATCCGCGCCGCGATCCTGGCGGGCGCCGCGGGCGGGACGGCCGAGGTCGTCGAGATCGGTGACCGACGCGCGGCCATCGACCACGCGGTGGCGTGGGCGCGTCCGGGCGACACCGTGCTCATCGCCGGCAAGGGACACGAGGCGGGCCAGACCAGTCGGGGGACCACCCGGCCGTTCGACGACCGCGCCGAACTCGCCGCGGCGCTGCAGGCACGCGGAGAGGGCGGCCGATGA
- a CDS encoding UDP-N-acetylmuramoyl-tripeptide--D-alanyl-D-alanine ligase, producing the protein MIALSLARIAEIVGGRLADVTAEEAAEIRVTGTVEFDSRAVGPGCLFLALPGARADGHDFAAAAVAAGAVAVLAARPVGVPAVVVDPVTAEDGAAGVLEHDTDGSGAAVLAALARLAAAVAAELVADGLTIVGITGSSGKTSTKDLIAAVLAPLGEVIAPPGSFNNELGHPWTVLRATPDTDYLVLEMSARHPGNIAALARIAPPSIAVVLNVGTAHLGEFGSREAIAATKSELPQAVPSSGVVVLNADDPVVAAMADVTAARVVRTGRSPEVDVWASDVTLDPLARAQFTLHAADGEKPVALAVHGDHQVSNALCAAAVALECGASLDQVAAALATAGPVSRQRMAVTTRDDGVTVINDAYNANPDSMSAGLKALAWMGREGRTWAVLGEMAELGDDAITEHDRIGRLAVRLDVSRLVVVGTGRPMSAMLHGAVMEGSWGSEATPVADADAALALLRAELRPGDVVLVKASNSAGLGALADALLTEGAR; encoded by the coding sequence ATGATCGCGTTGTCACTGGCCCGGATCGCCGAGATCGTCGGTGGCAGGCTCGCCGACGTCACCGCCGAGGAGGCCGCCGAGATCCGGGTGACCGGCACCGTCGAATTCGATTCGCGCGCTGTCGGTCCCGGGTGCCTGTTCCTCGCCCTGCCGGGCGCACGCGCCGACGGACACGACTTCGCGGCCGCGGCGGTCGCCGCCGGTGCGGTGGCGGTGCTGGCCGCGCGTCCGGTCGGCGTGCCCGCCGTCGTGGTGGATCCGGTGACCGCCGAGGACGGTGCTGCCGGTGTGCTCGAACACGACACCGACGGCTCGGGGGCCGCGGTGCTCGCGGCGCTGGCCCGGCTGGCCGCCGCGGTGGCCGCCGAACTGGTCGCCGACGGACTCACGATCGTCGGCATCACCGGGTCGTCGGGCAAGACCTCGACCAAGGATCTGATCGCCGCGGTGCTCGCGCCGCTGGGCGAGGTGATCGCCCCGCCCGGCTCTTTCAACAACGAACTGGGCCATCCGTGGACGGTGCTGCGCGCCACGCCGGACACCGACTATCTGGTGCTGGAGATGTCGGCCCGCCACCCCGGCAACATCGCCGCGCTGGCCCGCATCGCGCCGCCGTCGATCGCGGTGGTGCTCAACGTCGGCACCGCCCACCTCGGCGAGTTCGGGTCGCGCGAGGCCATCGCCGCCACGAAATCCGAACTGCCGCAAGCGGTTCCCTCCTCGGGCGTGGTCGTCCTCAACGCCGACGACCCGGTGGTGGCGGCGATGGCCGACGTCACCGCCGCCCGTGTGGTGCGGACCGGGCGGTCGCCCGAGGTCGACGTGTGGGCCTCCGACGTCACGCTCGACCCGCTGGCGCGCGCCCAGTTCACGCTGCACGCCGCCGACGGCGAGAAGCCCGTGGCACTCGCCGTGCACGGTGACCACCAGGTCTCCAACGCGCTGTGCGCGGCCGCGGTGGCGCTGGAGTGCGGCGCCTCGCTCGACCAGGTCGCGGCGGCGCTGGCCACCGCGGGACCGGTGTCGCGGCAGCGGATGGCCGTCACCACCCGCGACGACGGGGTGACGGTCATCAACGACGCCTACAACGCCAATCCCGACTCGATGAGCGCGGGGCTCAAGGCGCTGGCGTGGATGGGACGCGAGGGCCGCACCTGGGCGGTGCTGGGCGAGATGGCCGAGCTCGGCGACGACGCGATAACCGAACACGACCGCATCGGCAGGCTGGCCGTGCGATTAGATGTGTCTCGACTCGTCGTCGTCGGAACCGGGAGGCCTATGAGCGCCATGCTGCACGGGGCCGTCATGGAGGGCTCCTGGGGTTCGGAGGCCACCCCGGTCGCCGACGCCGACGCGGCACTGGCCCTGCTGCGCGCCGAGCTGCGGCCCGGGGACGTGGTGCTGGTCAAGGCCTCGAACTCCGCCGGCCTGGGCGCGCTGGCCGACGCCCTGCTCACCGAGGGCGCCCGATGA
- a CDS encoding GNAT family N-acetyltransferase, whose product MATHLIELSPVDMQRRLGDALSIYVDAMRYPRGTEEQRASMWLEHTRRHGWKAVAAVQTGDDVGVSDTELTSAPMLGIAYGYCGAPDQWWQQQVVAGLRRSGEDTERISTLMSSYFELTELHIVPSAQGRGLGEALIRRLLGGRGEAHVLLSTPEISGEGNRAWRLYRRLGFTDVIRGYHFAGDPRAFAILGRSLPL is encoded by the coding sequence TTGGCGACGCATCTGATCGAGCTGTCGCCCGTCGACATGCAGCGCCGCCTCGGCGATGCCCTGTCGATCTACGTCGACGCCATGCGCTACCCGCGCGGGACCGAGGAGCAGCGCGCCTCGATGTGGCTCGAACACACCCGCCGACACGGCTGGAAGGCTGTCGCCGCCGTGCAGACCGGCGACGACGTCGGCGTCTCGGACACCGAGCTGACCTCGGCGCCCATGCTCGGCATCGCCTATGGGTACTGCGGCGCGCCCGATCAGTGGTGGCAGCAGCAGGTGGTCGCCGGACTGCGCCGCAGCGGGGAGGACACCGAGCGCATCTCGACGCTGATGAGCAGCTACTTCGAGCTGACCGAGCTGCACATCGTGCCGTCGGCCCAGGGTCGCGGCCTCGGCGAGGCGCTGATCCGGCGGCTGCTCGGCGGCCGCGGCGAAGCCCACGTGCTGCTGTCCACGCCCGAGATCAGCGGAGAGGGCAACCGGGCCTGGCGGCTCTACCGCAGGCTCGGCTTCACCGACGTCATCCGGGGCTACCACTTCGCCGGCGATCCTCGGGCCTTCGCCATCCTCGGCCGGTCGCTGCCCCTGTAG
- a CDS encoding DUF3040 domain-containing protein: MPLSDHEQRMLDQIESALYAEDPKFASSVRGGTLRAPSTRRRLQGAALFVLGLAMLVSGVAFKATMIGSFPILSVIGFIIMFGGVVFAITGPRVGAPGERIPHDAGPNRQKRAKGGGGSFTSRMEDRFRRRFDE; this comes from the coding sequence ATGCCACTCTCCGATCATGAGCAGCGCATGCTCGACCAGATCGAGAGCGCGCTCTATGCCGAGGACCCCAAATTCGCGTCGAGCGTTCGGGGCGGGACTCTGCGGGCGCCCTCGACCCGGCGCCGCCTGCAGGGCGCGGCGCTGTTCGTGCTGGGACTGGCGATGCTCGTGTCGGGTGTCGCGTTCAAGGCCACGATGATCGGCAGCTTCCCGATCCTGTCGGTGATCGGTTTCATCATCATGTTCGGCGGCGTCGTGTTCGCCATCACCGGACCGCGCGTCGGCGCGCCGGGCGAGCGCATCCCGCACGATGCCGGCCCGAACCGGCAGAAGCGGGCCAAGGGTGGGGGAGGTTCCTTCACCAGCCGGATGGAGGACCGCTTCCGCCGGCGCTTCGACGAGTAG
- a CDS encoding division/cell wall cluster transcriptional repressor MraZ, with the protein MFFGTYTPKLDDKGRLTLPAKFRDALAGGLMVTKSQDHSLAVYPRAEFEAMVAEISGRAKRGNPQARAYLRNLAASTDEQYPDAQGRITLSAEHRRYAGLTKECVVTGSIEFLEIWDAQAWQDYQELHEENFSAASDEALGDII; encoded by the coding sequence ATGTTCTTCGGCACCTACACGCCCAAGCTCGACGACAAGGGGCGACTGACGTTGCCCGCCAAGTTCCGCGACGCACTGGCAGGAGGGTTGATGGTCACCAAGAGCCAAGATCACAGCCTGGCTGTCTATCCGAGGGCGGAGTTCGAGGCGATGGTCGCCGAGATCTCCGGCCGCGCCAAGCGGGGCAATCCCCAGGCCCGCGCCTATCTGCGCAACCTGGCCGCCAGCACCGACGAGCAGTACCCGGATGCCCAGGGCCGGATCACGCTGTCGGCCGAGCATCGGCGCTACGCCGGTCTCACCAAGGAGTGCGTGGTGACCGGATCGATCGAATTCCTCGAGATCTGGGACGCCCAGGCATGGCAGGACTACCAGGAGCTCCACGAAGAGAACTTCTCCGCGGCCAGCGATGAAGCACTCGGCGACATTATTTGA